From Fulvivirga lutea:
AAGCAGAATACAGCAATTCGTTTGAATATGATTTTACTCATTGTCCTGACCTTGCTCAAACAGTAGCCGTGGTATGTGCTGCCAAAGGAATAAAGGCAAAGTTCACCGGGTTAGAAAGTCTTAAAATAAAGGAGACAGACAGAGTAAAGGCACTACAAGTTGAGCTTAGCAAGTTTGGTGCAGCCTTATATGAGGTTGATAATGTTTGGATTTTAGAACCTGCACCAAATCCTGAATGGGATCATTTGGTAATAGATACATACGAAGATCACAGAATGGCTATGGCTTTCGCCCCTTTATGCATGTTAGGTAAAGTGGAAATTAAAGATCCATCGGTAGTGAATAAGTCCTATCCTGGCTTTTGGAACGACTTTAGAAAAGTGGGTCTAGCTTAGCCCGAAGCTGTTTAAAATAATCCGCTGTTTTTAATAATCGACTCCCATACCACGAAAACAATTCTCCATCTACAATTAGAATTTTAGATTTTGGGAAGAGCTCTTCAAATTCCTCTAAATGTTTCTTCTTAAACGGAAATGGTTCGGATGAAAGAAGCACCACTTGTGGCTGAAGATTTTCTAACTCTTCCAAACTAAGCTCAGGGTATCTGCTTGGTGAAATTAAATTTTCAAAACCCGACTTTTGAAGCATTTTATTGATAAAGGTATCCTTTCCAACCACCATCTTGGGTTTATTCCAGATGAAGTAAAGACATGTAAGTTTTTTAAATTCTGGTAATTGATCAAATGACGTTCTAATGGAATTAACCAATCGGTTCGCTTTATCTTCTACTCTAAATATCGTGCCTATAGAAGTGATCATATTTAGAGAATCATTCAAATCATAGATATCACTCATCCAAACCGGGTACTTCTTTTTAAGCTGATTAATACCAGACTCATAATTTTCCTCCTTATTACCAATTATAAGATCAGGCTGAATTTCATCAATCTTATCAAATCTAAAGTTCTTTGTACCTCCAATTATTGGTTTTGATTTTACGCTGTCAGCTGGATGTATACAGAATTTAGTAAGACCTGCTATTTTATCCTCCAAACCTAAGTCAAAAAGCAACTCTGTTTGTGAAGGAACTAAGGAAATTACCCGCATGGGGGAATGAGGTATTATGACCTCAGACCCCATTTGGTCTTTAAAAAGTTGTTTCTCAGCCATCTATTCAAAGCTAGCTGAGACAATAAGAATTAAAAAATTAGTTTAATGAAAATGCTCGGGCGTGGACTTCGGTATTAAGGAAGTTTGGTATCGATATGGTAAAGGAAGTTCCTTTACCATACTCAGACTGCACCCTTATTTGTCCACCAAGTTTATCAACTGTATCTTTTACTATATATAACCCCAAACCAGATCCTTTGGCATTTTCATCTGCCCTGTAAAAGATATCGAAGATATAATTAAGGTACTGCTGTCTGATACCGATACCGTTATCTTCAACCTTAATATTGCATTCATCAGGCGTAACCTGAATGTTTATTTTTAAGTATGACTCCTGTTTTCCCTTATCGCTGTATTTAAAGGCATTGGAAATAACATTGGTCAGAATGGTTTTTACTCTCACCGAATCAGAATATAAATCTGATATTCGGTTTATATTGTAAGTAACAGCAACATGATCAGCATTGTAAAAATTAGTGAGCTGATCAAGTTCCTCTTTAATGATTTCTTCAAAGTCAATTCTTTCATTTCGTATTGCTAACTTCTCGTTTCTGTAAAAACTGTTGATGTCTTCTATAAAATGGTCGAGTTTTAACAAACTCTTTCTTATCATACCCAGGTAGTCGTGCTTTTCCTTCTCCGGATCCTGTCTGGCTAGCTCTACTAGACCTAGTGCTGATAATAATGGCGCTCTTAAATCGTGAGAGGTTTTATAGATAAATTGATCTAGTTCGTTGTTGGCTTTCCTTAGCTTCTCTTCTGCAATTTTCCTATCAGTGATGTCGTGAAGCGTGATTACCAAACCTCCAACCTCTTCATTTTTTAACAGATTAGATATTGTAACATCAAAGTACAATGTGCCACCCTTCTTTGCCAGTAGACATATTTCTGTAAGCTTACTCTCTTTACTATTATCTCTTCTGTTAACAAAATCTCGTAATGAGTTCTGCTTTTCAGGATTAATAAACTCAAATAAACTTTTGCCTAAAGCTTCCTCGGGCCGTGTGCCCAATTTTCTTCTCACTGATCCGTTGATATATTTAATCACATATTCATCATCGGTGATTAAAATTATATCGTTGGATTTCTCCACAATTGAATGAAACATATCTTCTCCCTCCAGCCCAGCTAAGGACAACCCCTCTAGATAATTTATTGTCATTATTTCGGCATTCTATAGGTGCCTAACACCAGAATCAAATATCTACGAGTACGACTTACTTATATAAGTATTGCCATTGCAGCTAACTGACCACTTACTTTTAAATTGGCCTGATCAACAGTTTTTTGATTAAGCTCGAAAACTAATTTGTTATTTACTGTTCTAAAGTTGATTGCACTTCCTTTCTGACCTAACCCTGGAGTGTCAGTAATAGTTAGTGTAGGATAACCAGCAAGCTTTCTTTGAATACTTTCGAAAGATCTTCCTTCATTTTTACCCACATAAATAATATGGCACCCTGTTATTTCATTTACAGAGTTGAATTTCTTAACAGCATATTTCTTATCACCTCTTACCTTA
This genomic window contains:
- a CDS encoding ABC transporter substrate-binding protein; protein product: MAEKQLFKDQMGSEVIIPHSPMRVISLVPSQTELLFDLGLEDKIAGLTKFCIHPADSVKSKPIIGGTKNFRFDKIDEIQPDLIIGNKEENYESGINQLKKKYPVWMSDIYDLNDSLNMITSIGTIFRVEDKANRLVNSIRTSFDQLPEFKKLTCLYFIWNKPKMVVGKDTFINKMLQKSGFENLISPSRYPELSLEELENLQPQVVLLSSEPFPFKKKHLEEFEELFPKSKILIVDGELFSWYGSRLLKTADYFKQLRAKLDPLF
- a CDS encoding PAS domain-containing sensor histidine kinase, whose translation is MTINYLEGLSLAGLEGEDMFHSIVEKSNDIILITDDEYVIKYINGSVRRKLGTRPEEALGKSLFEFINPEKQNSLRDFVNRRDNSKESKLTEICLLAKKGGTLYFDVTISNLLKNEEVGGLVITLHDITDRKIAEEKLRKANNELDQFIYKTSHDLRAPLLSALGLVELARQDPEKEKHDYLGMIRKSLLKLDHFIEDINSFYRNEKLAIRNERIDFEEIIKEELDQLTNFYNADHVAVTYNINRISDLYSDSVRVKTILTNVISNAFKYSDKGKQESYLKINIQVTPDECNIKVEDNGIGIRQQYLNYIFDIFYRADENAKGSGLGLYIVKDTVDKLGGQIRVQSEYGKGTSFTISIPNFLNTEVHARAFSLN
- a CDS encoding YfiR family protein, encoding MRKLQTTFALTLLLIASLTGKAGSDRPVHEIHSMMIYNFIKYIQWPGYDSSQDFVIGVIGDDNVYSTLNTWYDGKVRGDKKYAVKKFNSVNEITGCHIIYVGKNEGRSFESIQRKLAGYPTLTITDTPGLGQKGSAINFRTVNNKLVFELNQKTVDQANLKVSGQLAAMAILI